Proteins from a single region of Streptomyces spectabilis:
- a CDS encoding chitinase C-terminal domain-containing protein, translating into MPTPTRARTTLLATGAAVAGLLLSTLAATTSQAADPVANESCRPDGLYQTPGVDVPYCSVYDADGREKMGADHQRRVIGYFTGWRTGKNGEPAYLASDIPWDKVTHLNYAFAHVDKDNKISVGSDGEKNAATGMTWPGVAGAEMDPGFAYKGHFNLLNKFKKKHPNVKTLVSVGGWAETGGYFGDDGKRVNSGGFYSMATNADGSVNQAGISTFADSTVEFIRKYGFNGVDIDYEYPTTMKDAGNPLDWQLANGRRAGLVKGYAVLMKTLREKLDKAGAADGRHYLLTVAAPSSGYLLRGMETFQVQKYLDYVNIMSYDLHGAWNEYVGPNASLYDDGKDGELAAAGVYGSQQYGGIGYLNTDWAYHYFRGSMPAGRINIGLPYYTRGFKNVQGGTDGLWGKAATTNCPAGSGLTKCGDGAVGIDNLWHDKDDNGKESPAGSNPMWHAKNLEKGVVGDYVTKYGFPADTKLTGTYARKYDSTLVAPWLWNADKKVFLSTEDEQSVKAKADYVVDKGIGGTMVWELAGDYRFNAGKGQYEIGDTLTTAMYEKFKSATPYGAKVAGKDLPAKAVDIGVEFGDFKLGDSNYPITPKLKITNNTKTTLPGGTEFQFDYSTSAPANASDQSGFGTKVISSGHTGTNVGGLKGDFHRVSLKLPAWQTLAPGASVDLSFNYYLPVSTPSNWTVNIGGTTYALAGGLARGTTVVEPGTGPGPTDPPGPTDPPGKCTPPAWSATSEYGSGTTVSHKSHTWKAKWWTKGEEPGATGQWGVWQDLGAC; encoded by the coding sequence GTGCCCACCCCCACTCGCGCGAGAACCACGCTCCTGGCCACCGGCGCCGCCGTCGCCGGTCTGCTCCTGAGCACGCTCGCCGCGACGACGTCCCAGGCCGCGGACCCCGTGGCCAACGAGTCGTGCAGACCCGACGGCCTCTACCAGACCCCCGGCGTCGACGTCCCCTACTGTTCCGTCTACGACGCCGACGGCCGCGAGAAGATGGGCGCCGACCACCAGCGCCGCGTGATCGGCTACTTCACCGGCTGGCGCACCGGCAAGAACGGCGAGCCCGCCTACCTGGCGTCCGACATCCCCTGGGACAAGGTCACCCACCTCAACTACGCCTTCGCGCACGTCGACAAGGACAACAAGATCTCCGTCGGCTCCGACGGCGAGAAGAACGCCGCCACCGGCATGACGTGGCCGGGCGTCGCGGGCGCCGAGATGGACCCCGGGTTCGCCTACAAGGGCCACTTCAACCTCCTGAACAAGTTCAAGAAGAAGCACCCGAACGTGAAGACCCTGGTCTCCGTGGGCGGTTGGGCCGAGACCGGCGGCTACTTCGGCGACGACGGCAAGCGCGTGAACTCCGGCGGCTTCTACTCGATGGCCACCAACGCCGACGGCTCGGTGAACCAGGCGGGCATCAGCACCTTCGCCGACTCCACCGTCGAGTTCATCAGGAAGTACGGCTTCAACGGCGTCGACATCGACTACGAGTACCCGACGACGATGAAGGACGCGGGCAACCCGCTCGACTGGCAGCTCGCCAACGGCCGCCGCGCGGGCCTGGTCAAGGGCTACGCGGTACTGATGAAGACGCTGCGCGAGAAGCTCGACAAGGCCGGGGCCGCCGACGGCAGGCACTACCTGCTGACCGTCGCCGCGCCCTCCTCCGGCTATCTGCTGCGCGGCATGGAGACCTTCCAGGTCCAGAAGTACCTGGACTACGTCAACATCATGTCGTACGACCTGCACGGCGCCTGGAACGAGTACGTGGGCCCGAACGCCTCGCTGTACGACGACGGCAAGGACGGCGAGCTCGCGGCCGCGGGCGTGTACGGCAGCCAGCAGTACGGCGGCATCGGCTATCTCAACACCGACTGGGCCTACCACTACTTCCGCGGCTCGATGCCCGCGGGGCGCATCAACATCGGCCTTCCGTACTACACGCGCGGCTTCAAGAACGTGCAGGGCGGCACGGACGGCCTGTGGGGCAAGGCGGCCACGACGAACTGCCCGGCCGGTTCAGGGCTCACCAAGTGCGGTGACGGCGCGGTCGGCATCGACAACCTGTGGCACGACAAGGACGACAACGGCAAGGAGTCCCCGGCCGGGTCGAACCCGATGTGGCACGCCAAGAACCTGGAGAAGGGCGTCGTCGGGGACTACGTGACCAAGTACGGCTTCCCCGCCGACACCAAGCTCACCGGCACCTACGCCCGCAAGTACGACTCGACGCTGGTCGCGCCCTGGCTGTGGAACGCCGACAAGAAGGTGTTCCTGTCCACCGAGGACGAGCAGTCCGTGAAGGCCAAGGCCGACTACGTGGTCGACAAGGGCATCGGCGGCACCATGGTGTGGGAGCTGGCCGGTGACTACAGGTTCAACGCCGGCAAGGGCCAGTACGAGATCGGTGACACGCTCACCACGGCCATGTACGAGAAGTTCAAGTCGGCCACCCCGTACGGCGCGAAGGTCGCGGGCAAGGACCTGCCGGCGAAGGCCGTGGACATCGGCGTGGAGTTCGGCGACTTCAAGCTCGGCGACTCCAACTACCCGATCACGCCCAAGCTGAAGATCACCAACAACACGAAGACGACGCTGCCCGGCGGCACGGAGTTCCAGTTCGACTACTCCACCTCGGCCCCCGCCAACGCCTCCGACCAGTCCGGCTTCGGCACGAAGGTGATCAGCAGCGGCCACACCGGGACCAACGTGGGCGGTCTGAAGGGCGACTTCCACCGCGTCTCGCTGAAGCTGCCCGCCTGGCAGACCCTCGCGCCCGGCGCGTCCGTGGACCTGTCGTTCAACTACTACCTGCCGGTGTCGACGCCCTCGAACTGGACGGTGAACATCGGCGGTACGACCTACGCGCTCGCCGGTGGCCTGGCGCGCGGCACGACGGTGGTCGAGCCCGGCACGGGCCCCGGCCCGACGGACCCGCCCGGGCCGACGGACCCGCCCGGCAAGTGCACCCCGCCCGCGTGGAGCGCGACCTCGGAGTACGGCTCCGGGACCACCGTGTCCCACAAGTCGCACACCTGGAAGGCCAAGTGGTGGACGAAGGGCGAGGAGCCCGGCGCCACCGGTCAGTGGGGCGTCTGGCAGGACCTGGGAGCCTGCTGA
- a CDS encoding glycoside hydrolase family 6 protein, which produces MGETRARGRGGRRRGLGGVTATAALLVAAVGVLAGAVTVAGDDGTGGGRSGTGAVEGSRSGPEPPGPASSARPSPGRPGAGGADRLFRYEGAQAVAWVRAHGDDPRQPLIASRIAARPAAVWFTDPRPWAISARVRAVTSRAGDRVPVLVAYAIPNRDCGGPSRGGAPHLAAYGQWIKRFAAGLGSREVVVILEPDAVALADCLSPGERSRRFAALARAGRVLKRANPAARVYHDGGHSGWHRAERQAAALRRAGAASPAGSDGVFTNVSNFHRTATEAAYARRVLAALGGPRGLGAVIDTSRNGNGAPADGQWCDPAGRSVGRPPTLRTGAARIDAYLWVKLPGESDGCRGRPGTFSPAYAYDLARG; this is translated from the coding sequence GTGGGGGAGACACGTGCGCGCGGCCGCGGCGGACGGCGGCGCGGGCTCGGCGGGGTCACGGCGACGGCGGCCCTGCTGGTCGCGGCCGTCGGGGTGCTGGCCGGAGCGGTGACGGTGGCCGGGGACGACGGGACGGGCGGAGGCCGGAGCGGGACCGGGGCCGTGGAGGGGTCGCGGTCGGGCCCGGAGCCGCCCGGGCCCGCGTCGTCGGCGCGGCCGTCGCCCGGACGGCCCGGAGCGGGCGGTGCCGACCGCCTCTTCCGGTACGAGGGCGCGCAGGCCGTGGCGTGGGTGCGGGCGCACGGGGACGACCCGAGGCAGCCGCTGATCGCGTCCAGGATCGCGGCGCGGCCCGCCGCCGTGTGGTTCACCGACCCCCGGCCGTGGGCCATATCGGCGCGGGTGCGGGCCGTGACGTCCCGGGCGGGCGACCGGGTGCCGGTGCTCGTCGCGTACGCCATTCCGAACCGCGACTGCGGCGGTCCCTCACGGGGCGGCGCGCCGCACCTCGCCGCGTACGGGCAGTGGATCAAGCGGTTCGCGGCGGGCCTCGGCTCCCGCGAGGTGGTCGTCATCCTGGAGCCGGACGCCGTCGCGCTCGCGGACTGTCTGTCGCCCGGCGAGCGGTCGCGCCGGTTCGCGGCGCTCGCCCGCGCGGGCCGCGTCCTGAAGCGGGCGAATCCCGCGGCGCGCGTCTACCACGACGGCGGGCACTCGGGCTGGCACCGGGCCGAGCGGCAGGCGGCCGCGCTGCGGCGCGCGGGCGCGGCGTCGCCCGCCGGGTCGGACGGCGTGTTCACGAACGTGTCCAACTTCCACCGCACGGCCACCGAAGCGGCCTACGCGCGCCGGGTCCTCGCCGCCCTGGGCGGGCCGCGCGGCCTCGGCGCCGTCATCGACACCAGCCGCAACGGCAACGGCGCCCCGGCAGACGGCCAGTGGTGCGACCCGGCGGGGCGCAGCGTCGGCCGCCCGCCCACGCTGCGCACCGGCGCGGCCCGCATCGACGCCTATCTGTGGGTCAAGCTGCCCGGGGAGTCGGACGGGTGCCGGGGCCGGCCCGGCACCTTCTCGCCCGCCTACGCCTACGACTTGGCGCGCGGCTGA
- a CDS encoding DUF5995 family protein, translating into MARLERLAECTHPAHGVDVVARGVDAVVARMRALDRTWPRRDGVAVFNRVYLAVTQEVGRHVGAGAFEDVEAAVTLDVRFAERYLAAVDAVAADRCPPACWRPLFQLRRHPGVRPLQFALAGVNAHIGHDLALAVVDTCRSIGCEPADLEDEFDRVGDILVSLEERVREELMPGPDVFQVADPLTHLLGSWSLERARDSAWSTARALWALRQFPGLAGELRERLDGAVGLVGRMLLTPLPD; encoded by the coding sequence ATGGCGCGGTTGGAGCGGTTGGCCGAGTGCACTCACCCGGCGCACGGAGTGGACGTGGTGGCGCGGGGAGTGGACGCGGTGGTGGCGCGCATGCGCGCCCTTGACAGGACGTGGCCGCGCCGGGACGGCGTCGCGGTCTTCAACCGCGTGTACCTCGCGGTGACTCAGGAGGTCGGCCGGCACGTCGGCGCGGGCGCGTTCGAGGACGTCGAGGCCGCCGTCACGCTGGACGTCCGCTTCGCCGAGCGCTATCTGGCGGCCGTGGACGCGGTGGCCGCCGACCGGTGCCCGCCCGCCTGCTGGCGCCCGCTGTTCCAGCTCCGGCGGCATCCCGGCGTACGGCCGCTGCAGTTCGCCCTCGCGGGCGTCAACGCGCACATCGGGCACGACCTGGCGCTCGCCGTGGTGGACACCTGCCGCTCCATCGGCTGCGAACCGGCCGACCTGGAGGACGAGTTCGACCGCGTGGGCGACATCCTCGTGTCGCTGGAGGAGCGCGTCCGCGAAGAGCTGATGCCGGGCCCCGACGTGTTCCAGGTCGCCGATCCCCTCACCCATCTGCTGGGCTCCTGGAGCCTAGAGCGGGCCCGGGACAGCGCCTGGTCGACCGCGCGCGCCCTGTGGGCGCTGCGCCAGTTCCCGGGACTCGCCGGGGAGTTGCGGGAGCGGCTCGATGGAGCGGTGGGCCTGGTGGGGCGGATGCTGCTCACGCCGCTGCCCGACTGA
- a CDS encoding alginate lyase family protein produces MRARFFARFFVRSSIGALLAAVTLAAVPLPAPAAAAGPRVVPDTVVLDGRRLAAAKQRLDKGDPRLWRALRGLTARADRWLGQGPWTVVDKPRPAPGGDPHDYLSQAPYWWPTAPRTPENPWGCPYEQRDGERNPEVDTGTDRRDLENVFDSAYELSLAWYYTGERRYAEHAATVLRTWFLDPATRMNPRLDHGQFIPCKYDGRAIGIIDFSQSYTSVLDAQAILAAGAPGWTRTDRARMTDWNEDFRDWLTHSDFGRQERAAKNNHGTFYDLQLAGLALATGDEALARKTVRDARALRIDPQIAADGGQPQELGRTRSWHYSTFDLVAYARLADIGRHVGVDLWAHRGPAGQSLVKAVRYLLPAATGERPWPHPELDFRRYAATDVVHAAADAGDRAARAAVAQLAAPPGGDLWALRPAAEQLDSLAG; encoded by the coding sequence ATGAGAGCCCGCTTCTTCGCCCGCTTCTTCGTCCGCTCCTCCATAGGTGCCCTGCTGGCGGCGGTGACCCTCGCCGCGGTGCCCCTGCCCGCTCCCGCCGCCGCGGCGGGGCCGCGCGTCGTGCCCGACACCGTCGTCCTCGACGGCCGGCGCCTCGCCGCCGCCAAACAGCGCCTGGACAAGGGCGACCCCCGACTATGGCGCGCCCTGCGGGGCCTGACGGCCCGCGCCGACCGCTGGCTCGGCCAGGGCCCCTGGACCGTTGTCGACAAACCGAGGCCCGCGCCCGGCGGCGACCCGCACGACTATCTGAGCCAGGCCCCCTACTGGTGGCCGACCGCGCCGAGGACCCCCGAGAACCCCTGGGGCTGCCCGTACGAGCAGCGCGACGGCGAGCGCAACCCCGAGGTCGACACCGGCACCGACCGCCGCGACCTGGAGAACGTCTTCGACTCCGCCTACGAGCTGTCCCTCGCCTGGTACTACACGGGCGAGCGGAGGTACGCCGAGCACGCCGCGACCGTCCTGCGCACCTGGTTCCTGGACCCGGCGACCCGGATGAACCCGCGCCTCGACCACGGTCAGTTCATCCCCTGCAAGTACGACGGCCGCGCCATCGGCATCATCGACTTCTCGCAGTCCTACACGAGCGTCCTGGACGCCCAGGCGATCCTCGCCGCGGGCGCCCCCGGCTGGACGCGGACCGACCGCGCGCGGATGACCGACTGGAACGAGGACTTCCGCGACTGGCTGACGCACAGCGACTTCGGCAGGCAGGAACGCGCCGCGAAGAACAACCACGGCACCTTCTACGACCTCCAGCTCGCCGGCCTCGCCCTCGCCACCGGCGACGAGGCCCTCGCCCGCAAGACGGTCCGGGACGCGCGCGCCCTGCGGATCGACCCGCAGATCGCCGCCGACGGCGGCCAGCCGCAGGAGCTGGGCCGCACCCGCAGCTGGCACTACTCGACCTTCGACCTGGTCGCCTACGCGCGCCTGGCCGACATCGGCCGGCACGTGGGCGTCGACCTCTGGGCCCACCGCGGCCCCGCCGGGCAGAGCCTGGTCAAGGCCGTCCGCTATCTGCTGCCCGCCGCCACCGGGGAGCGGCCGTGGCCCCACCCCGAGCTCGACTTCCGCCGGTACGCGGCGACCGACGTCGTGCACGCGGCCGCCGACGCGGGCGACCGGGCGGCACGGGCCGCGGTGGCGCAGCTCGCGGCCCCGCCCGGCGGCGATCTGTGGGCGCTGCGGCCCGCGGCGGAGCAGCTGGACTCCCTCGCGGGCTGA
- a CDS encoding ROK family transcriptional regulator produces MPASPSTARAINDRLALRLLQSEGPLTAGQLKQLTGLSRPSVADLVERLQDSGLIAVVGEAGERRRGPNARLYGIVADRAQLAALDVRTESVAIVVADLLGTPLAEASLPMGDGTGTGSAVERAVALVERTAGAAGATRLHTVGVGAPGLIDPATGDLRDSAGLPAWHRRLVTALTDRLPARVLVENETNLAARAERRDGAAHDRDTFVLLWLGAGTGAAVVLDGVLRRGASGGTGEIGFLPVPGTDGLPSATACDGGFHTLAGSGAVADLAADHGLKAEPEPGELPAAALVRHAVETAHEPFLAALAGRVAIGAASVAAVLDPGCVVLGGELGRAGGQALAERVGERVAAMSPLRTEVRASALGGAAVLRGALLTARDAAQEELFAT; encoded by the coding sequence ATGCCCGCATCACCGAGCACCGCTCGGGCCATCAACGACCGGCTCGCGCTGCGCCTCCTGCAAAGCGAAGGCCCCTTGACGGCAGGGCAGTTGAAGCAGCTCACCGGCCTGTCCCGCCCCTCCGTCGCGGACCTCGTGGAGCGGCTGCAGGACTCCGGCCTGATCGCGGTCGTCGGCGAGGCGGGGGAGCGTCGCCGGGGCCCCAACGCGCGCCTGTACGGCATCGTCGCCGACCGGGCCCAGCTGGCCGCCCTCGACGTCCGCACGGAGAGCGTCGCCATCGTGGTCGCCGATCTGCTGGGCACGCCGCTCGCCGAGGCCTCTCTCCCGATGGGTGACGGCACGGGCACCGGGAGCGCCGTCGAGCGGGCCGTCGCCCTCGTCGAGCGCACCGCGGGCGCGGCCGGTGCCACGCGACTGCACACGGTCGGCGTGGGCGCGCCGGGCCTGATCGACCCCGCGACCGGCGACCTGCGCGACTCGGCGGGCCTGCCCGCCTGGCACCGCCGTCTGGTGACCGCCCTGACGGACCGGCTCCCGGCGCGCGTCCTGGTGGAGAACGAGACCAATCTGGCCGCCCGCGCCGAGCGGCGCGACGGCGCCGCGCACGACCGCGACACCTTCGTGCTCCTGTGGCTCGGCGCGGGCACGGGCGCGGCCGTCGTCCTGGACGGCGTGCTGCGCAGGGGCGCGTCCGGCGGCACCGGCGAGATCGGCTTCCTGCCGGTGCCGGGCACCGACGGGCTGCCCTCGGCGACCGCCTGCGACGGCGGCTTCCACACGCTCGCCGGGTCGGGGGCCGTGGCGGACCTGGCGGCGGACCACGGCCTGAAGGCCGAGCCCGAACCGGGCGAGCTGCCCGCCGCCGCGCTCGTGCGGCACGCGGTGGAGACGGCCCACGAGCCGTTCCTGGCCGCGCTCGCCGGGCGCGTGGCCATCGGCGCCGCCTCCGTCGCGGCCGTGCTCGATCCCGGGTGCGTGGTGCTCGGCGGGGAGCTGGGGCGTGCGGGGGGTCAGGCGCTGGCCGAGCGCGTGGGGGAGCGGGTCGCCGCGATGTCGCCGCTGCGGACGGAGGTGCGGGCCAGTGCGCTGGGCGGCGCGGCGGTGTTGCGGGGGGCGTTGCTCACCGCGCGGGATGCAGCGCAGGAAGAGCTTTTTGCGACGTAA
- a CDS encoding MFS transporter — protein sequence MSEGQGQVVYSKPQLSRARLAVAVIFCVHGSVAGSFATRVPWIQDHADVSAGMLGLALAFPAIGASVAMPLAGWVSHRFGARAALRGLLALWTLALTLPSLAPNLVTLCAALFVYGATSGMADVAMNALGIEVETRMEKSIMSGLHGMWSAGALLGSAGGTVAAHLGSDARVHHALAAAVLTVAGLVACQGVLDLRSAPEEEAPPRFTLPPKSALLIGAVGFCAVFAEGASLDWSAVYLKDVLDSSAGLAAACTTGFTLTMAIARFAGDKVVDRFGAVRTVRVSGAFAALGGLLVVTAPNAALAMTGFALMGLGIAVVVPLAFAAAGRSGPNPSQAIAGVATITYTSSLIAPSAIGTLADATSLVTSFGLVTVLACGLMVFAGVLRTAGRTPAQASAPQTAPVDRKG from the coding sequence ATGAGTGAGGGGCAGGGCCAAGTGGTGTACAGCAAACCGCAGTTGAGCCGGGCGCGGCTCGCGGTCGCGGTCATCTTCTGCGTGCACGGCTCGGTCGCCGGGTCGTTCGCGACCCGGGTGCCGTGGATCCAGGACCACGCGGATGTCAGCGCCGGGATGCTCGGCCTCGCGCTCGCGTTCCCCGCGATCGGCGCCTCGGTGGCGATGCCGCTCGCGGGCTGGGTGAGCCATCGCTTCGGCGCCCGCGCCGCGCTGCGCGGGCTGCTCGCGCTGTGGACGCTGGCGCTCACGCTCCCCTCGCTCGCGCCGAACCTGGTCACGCTGTGCGCGGCCCTCTTCGTGTACGGCGCGACCTCGGGCATGGCGGACGTCGCGATGAACGCGCTCGGCATCGAGGTCGAGACCCGCATGGAGAAGTCCATCATGTCCGGCCTGCACGGCATGTGGAGCGCGGGTGCCCTGCTCGGCTCGGCGGGCGGCACGGTCGCGGCGCACCTCGGCTCGGACGCGCGCGTGCACCACGCGCTCGCCGCCGCGGTGCTCACCGTGGCCGGTCTCGTGGCCTGTCAGGGCGTGCTCGACCTGCGCAGCGCGCCGGAGGAGGAGGCGCCGCCGCGCTTCACGCTGCCGCCGAAGTCGGCGCTGCTCATCGGCGCGGTCGGATTCTGCGCGGTGTTCGCGGAGGGGGCGAGCCTGGACTGGTCGGCGGTGTATCTGAAGGACGTGCTCGACTCGTCGGCGGGACTGGCCGCCGCGTGCACCACGGGCTTCACGCTGACCATGGCCATCGCCCGGTTCGCGGGCGACAAGGTGGTCGACCGGTTCGGCGCGGTGCGCACGGTGCGCGTGAGCGGGGCGTTCGCCGCGCTCGGCGGGCTCCTGGTGGTGACGGCGCCGAACGCGGCCCTCGCCATGACCGGCTTCGCGCTGATGGGCCTCGGCATCGCCGTCGTCGTGCCGCTGGCGTTCGCCGCGGCCGGGCGCAGCGGGCCCAACCCCAGCCAGGCCATCGCGGGCGTCGCCACCATCACGTACACGTCGAGCCTGATCGCGCCGTCGGCGATCGGCACGCTCGCCGACGCCACCAGCCTGGTCACCTCCTTCGGTCTGGTCACCGTGCTCGCGTGCGGGCTCATGGTCTTCGCCGGGGTGCTGCGCACGGCCGGGCGGACGCCCGCGCAGGCGTCCGCCCCGCAGACGGCGCCGGTGGACCGCAAGGGCTGA
- a CDS encoding uracil-xanthine permease family protein — translation MDLGVRWRLHGDGRTPAPGAVVRPDERLSWPRTFGLGAQHVVAMFGASFVAPVLMGLDPNLAIMMSGVATVIFLLATRGRVPSYLGCSLSFVGVAAVIRAQGGSSATVTGAVFVVGAALFVVGLAVQRFGARIIHAAMPPIVTGAVVMLIGFNLAPVTAATYWPQDQWTALCVMLFTGLAVVCLRGFWSRVAIFLGLIFGYALSWALDAVFGKIHSADGSGKVTDHWRLDLSAVGHADWIGLPTFHGPSFEWSAILVALPVVIALVAENAGHVKAVGEMTGDPLDDKLGTAISADGAASMLSTAVGGPPNTTYSENIGVMAATRVYSTAAYWAAAAFALLFGLCPKFGAVVAAIPGGVLGGITVILYGMIGLLGAQIWINAGVDLRNPLNLVPAAAGIIIGVGNVSLKFTDTFSLSGIALGTIVVITGYHVLRAFAPAHLKSQEPLLDSGTSSYDEQEADGDRKAAGPTAQPRAKS, via the coding sequence ATGGATCTCGGCGTGCGCTGGAGACTGCACGGCGACGGGCGCACCCCCGCGCCCGGGGCCGTCGTCCGACCCGACGAACGGCTCTCGTGGCCCCGCACGTTCGGCCTCGGCGCCCAGCACGTGGTGGCGATGTTCGGGGCGTCGTTCGTCGCCCCGGTCCTCATGGGCCTCGACCCGAACCTCGCGATCATGATGTCGGGCGTCGCGACCGTCATCTTCCTGCTCGCCACCCGCGGCCGGGTGCCCAGCTACCTCGGCTGCTCGCTGTCGTTCGTGGGCGTGGCGGCCGTGATCCGCGCCCAGGGCGGCTCCAGCGCCACGGTGACGGGCGCGGTGTTCGTGGTGGGCGCGGCGCTGTTCGTGGTGGGGCTCGCCGTGCAGCGGTTCGGCGCGCGGATCATCCACGCGGCGATGCCCCCGATCGTCACCGGCGCGGTCGTCATGCTGATCGGCTTCAACCTCGCCCCGGTCACGGCCGCGACGTACTGGCCGCAGGACCAGTGGACGGCGCTGTGCGTCATGCTGTTCACCGGATTGGCCGTGGTGTGCCTGCGCGGTTTCTGGTCCCGGGTCGCGATCTTCCTGGGGCTGATCTTCGGCTACGCGCTGTCCTGGGCCCTCGACGCGGTCTTCGGCAAGATCCACTCGGCCGACGGCTCCGGCAAGGTCACCGACCACTGGCGTCTGGACCTGTCGGCGGTGGGCCACGCGGACTGGATCGGGCTGCCCACCTTCCACGGGCCGAGCTTCGAGTGGTCGGCGATCCTCGTCGCGCTGCCCGTCGTGATCGCCCTGGTCGCCGAGAACGCGGGCCACGTCAAGGCGGTCGGCGAGATGACCGGCGACCCGCTGGACGACAAGCTCGGCACGGCGATCTCCGCGGACGGCGCCGCGTCCATGCTGTCCACCGCGGTCGGCGGCCCGCCCAACACCACGTACTCCGAGAACATCGGCGTGATGGCCGCGACCCGCGTCTACTCCACGGCCGCGTACTGGGCGGCCGCCGCCTTCGCGCTGCTCTTCGGCCTGTGCCCGAAGTTCGGCGCGGTCGTCGCCGCGATCCCCGGCGGCGTGCTCGGCGGCATCACCGTCATCCTGTACGGCATGATCGGCCTGCTCGGCGCCCAGATCTGGATCAACGCCGGGGTCGACCTGCGCAACCCGCTGAACCTCGTCCCGGCCGCCGCGGGCATCATCATCGGCGTCGGCAACGTCTCGCTGAAGTTCACCGACACCTTCTCCCTCAGCGGCATCGCCCTCGGCACCATCGTGGTGATCACCGGCTACCACGTGCTGCGCGCCTTCGCCCCCGCCCACCTCAAGTCCCAGGAACCGCTGCTGGACTCGGGCACGTCGTCGTACGACGAGCAGGAGGCGGACGGGGACCGGAAGGCGGCAGGACCCACCGCTCAGCCGCGCGCCAAGTCGTAG
- the ribD gene encoding bifunctional diaminohydroxyphosphoribosylaminopyrimidine deaminase/5-amino-6-(5-phosphoribosylamino)uracil reductase RibD, with product MATQAEAAAMRHALALAVRGLGFTSPNPVVGCVIVDATGRTVGEGYHQRAGGPHAEVHALRAAGDRARGATAVVTLEPCNHTGRTGPCAQALVDAGITRVVYAVGDPNPQATGGATTLRAAGVDVEAGLLAAEGEEANAAWLTSVRRGRPHVTWKYAATLDGRTAAADGTSRWLTSAEARADVHRLRAECDAVVVGSGTQRADDPHLAVRGIEGARQPLRVVVDTRGTAVRPGARVLDDAAPTLIAVADDSDDAVAAPSGADTVRLPRAAGGLDVTALLAALHARDVRSVLLEGGATLAGAFVAAGAVDRVVGYLAPALLGAGPAVLSGGGITTVTEALRLDMTEAVRIGPDLRITATLATKEH from the coding sequence GTGGCCACCCAGGCCGAAGCAGCCGCCATGCGGCACGCGCTCGCACTCGCCGTGCGCGGACTCGGCTTCACCAGCCCCAACCCGGTCGTCGGCTGCGTCATCGTCGACGCCACCGGACGCACCGTCGGCGAGGGCTACCACCAGCGCGCGGGCGGCCCGCACGCCGAGGTCCACGCCCTGCGCGCGGCGGGCGACCGGGCCCGCGGCGCCACCGCCGTCGTCACCCTCGAACCCTGCAACCACACCGGCCGCACAGGGCCCTGCGCCCAGGCCCTCGTCGACGCCGGGATCACCCGCGTCGTCTATGCGGTCGGCGACCCGAACCCGCAGGCCACCGGCGGCGCGACCACCCTGCGCGCGGCCGGGGTCGACGTCGAGGCGGGCCTGCTCGCGGCCGAGGGCGAGGAGGCCAACGCCGCCTGGCTGACCTCCGTGCGCCGCGGCCGCCCCCACGTCACCTGGAAGTACGCCGCCACGCTCGACGGCCGCACCGCCGCCGCCGACGGCACCAGCCGCTGGCTCACCTCCGCCGAGGCCCGCGCCGACGTGCACCGCCTGCGCGCCGAGTGCGACGCCGTCGTGGTCGGCTCCGGCACCCAGCGCGCCGACGACCCGCACCTCGCCGTGCGCGGCATCGAGGGCGCCCGCCAGCCGCTGCGGGTCGTCGTCGACACCCGCGGCACCGCCGTGCGCCCCGGCGCCCGCGTCCTGGACGACGCGGCCCCCACGCTGATCGCGGTGGCCGACGACTCCGACGACGCGGTGGCCGCCCCGTCCGGCGCCGACACGGTGCGCCTGCCGCGGGCCGCGGGAGGCCTGGACGTCACGGCCCTGCTCGCCGCGCTGCACGCCCGCGACGTGCGCTCCGTCCTGCTCGAGGGCGGCGCCACGCTCGCCGGAGCCTTCGTCGCCGCGGGCGCCGTCGACCGCGTCGTCGGCTATCTCGCGCCCGCGCTGCTCGGCGCGGGCCCCGCCGTCCTCAGCGGCGGCGGAATCACCACCGTCACCGAAGCGTTGCGGCTCGACATGACCGAGGCCGTCCGCATCGGACCCGATCTGCGGATCACCGCCACCCTCGCAACGAAGGAGCACTGA